GGATCGGTGACCAACGTCACCAACTTCGGTGCCTTCGTGGATATCGGCGTGCACCAGGACGGCCTGGTACACATCTCCTCGCTGGCGGACAAGTTCGTTGAAGATCCGCACACCGTGGTGAAGGCCGGTGACATCGTCAAAGTGAAGGTGATGGAAGTCGATCTGCAGCGTAAACGTATCGCGCTGAGCATGCGCCTGGATGAGCAGCCGGGCGAAGGTTCACCGCGCCGCGGCGGCAACGCGCCTGCGCAGACGCGCGACAACGCCAGCCGTTCGGCGGGCGCCAACAAGGCCAAACCACGCAGCGCAGCGCCGGCCGGCAACAGCGCCATGGGTGATGCGCTGGCGGCGGCGTTCGGTAAGAAACGCTAAGTCAGAACCGATAGGGCGGAGCCTGCTCCGCCCTTGCTGATGAATAAAACTTGCGGCATTGTTTGACCCGTCTCAATAAACCTTCATCTTTTTATTTCCGCCCCGTTTGTGACCTGGTTCTCATAAATCACCTGATTCACTTCACGCTGCGCCGAATTATTAACACCGCGATTAACAATGCATTTTCATTTCACACATTATGGGTGAAACACAAATAGTTACCGCTCGCATTCAGCGTAAAGAATGTTATTAATATTCTTCGCCTCGCTAACCCAAACGAAAGAATACGCTATCGCGTTTGCAATCAGGAAAAATTCACCGCAATAATGCAACCGATTTAACGCGTCATTCTCATTTGCTGCACGCCCGTGCCGGTGGTAAAACAACGGCTATAGCAGCCCTGTCGCGTAACAGCGACAAGGTGATAATAATTGGTTACCAATACCCCTACTTTTTCTATTGAATGTGATAATGGTTCTCACTATTATTGCGTTCCGTATTATTGCATGACCTTATGGATGAATAACGCCGACGGTGCGGAGTTTTCGCCGGCTACGTCCAAGAATCATCAGTCCGAATACCATCGGTTCCCGAAAGGTTAATCACATGCATCTTCAACCGAAACACACTTATAAGATCGCCGGCTTTTCCAGCGAAATTGCGCCGGCCTATCGCCAGAAACTGTTATCACTCGGCATGTTGCCTGGCTCTTCGTTCGAAGTGGTGCGCGTCGCACCGCTGGGCGATCCGATAGAAATTAAAACCCGCCGCGTCAGCCTGGTGCTGCGCAGGAAGGATCTGGCGCTGCTGCAGCTCGACGGCCACTCCTGAGCCGGCACGCCATCCGTTTGCCGTCGCGCCCTTGCGCCGGCGCTGTTCTCCTTGAAGACGACACGCTGAATTATGAAAAAACTCACCATCGGCTTAATCGGTAACCCGAACTCCGGCAAAACCACGCTGTTCAACCAGCTGACCGGCGCACGCCAACGGGTCGGCAACTGGGCGGGCGTGACGGTCGAACGCAAAGAAGGCCATTTCACCACCCCGCAGTCCGACGTGCGGCTGGTCGATTTGCCCGGCACCTATTCCCTGACCACCATTTCAGAGCAAACCTCGCTCGATGAGCAGATCGCCTGCCACTATATTTTGAGCGGCGACGCCGATCTGCTGATCAACGTGGTCGACGCCTCCAACCTGGAGCGCAACCTCTATCTGACGCTGCAGCTGCTGGAGCTGGGCATTCCCTGTATCGTGGCCCTGAACATGCTCGACATCGCCAAAAGTCAGCATATCGATATCGACGTCGCCGCGCTCTCGGCGCGCCTCGGCTGCCCGGTGGTGCCGATGGTCTCCACCCGCGCCGATGGCATCGGCGTGCTGAAACAGATGATCGACAATCATCGCATCAACGAACAGCAGGCGCTGGTGAACTACCCGCCGCTGTTGCTGAAAGAGGTCGCCACGCTGAGCGACGCCATGCCGCAAACGCTGCCGGCGGTGCAGCGCCGCTGGCTGGCGCTGCAGATGCTGGAAGGCGACATTTACAGCCACCGGCTGGCCGGCCCCGCCGTCGCGCTGTTGCCTGCGGCGACCCAAGCGTTGCAACAGCAGCAGCAAGAAGACCCGGCGCTGGTGATCGCCGACGCGCGCTACCAGTCTATCGCCGCGCTGTGCGACGCGGTCAGCAACTCGCAGCAGGCGATGCCCAATCGCCTGACCGAGATGCTGGATAAAGTGATCCTCAACCGCTGGCTGGGCGTGCCGATCTTCCTGCTGGTGATGTACCTGATGTTCCTGCTGGCGATCAACATCGGCGGCGCACTGCAGCCGATCTTCGATATCGGCTCGGCGGCGATCTTCATTCAGGGCATTCAGTGGCTCGGCTACACCCTCCACTTCCCCGACTGGCTGACCGTCTTCCTGGCGCAGGGCGTCGGCGGCGGCATCAACACCGTGCTGCCGCTGGTGCCGCAGATCGGCATGATGTACCTGTTCCTGTCCTTCCTGGAAGATTCCGGCTACATGGCGCGCGCGGCGTTCGTGATGGATCGCCTGATGCAGGCGCTCGGGCTGCCGGGCAAATCCTTCGTGCCGCTGATCGTCGGCTTTGGCTGCAACGTGCCGTCCATCATGGGCGCCCGAACGCTGGACGCCCAGCGCGAGCGCCTGATCACCATCATGATGGCGCCGTTCATGTCGTGCGGAGCCCGTCTGGCGATCTTTGCGGTGTTCGCCGCCGCCTTCTTCGGCCAGGACGGCGCCGGGGTGGTGTTCTCGCTGTACATGCTCGGCATTGCGGTGGCGATCCTGACCGGTCTGGTGCTCAAATACACCATCATGCGTGGCGAAGCCTCGCCATTCGTGATGGAGCTGCCGGTCTACCACGTGCCGCACCTGAAAAGCCTGCTGCTGCAAACCTGGCAGCGGCTGAAAGGCTTCGTGCTGCGCGCCGGTAAGGTGATCGTGGTGGCCAGCATGTTCATCGGCGGCCTTAACAGCTTCTCGTTCAGCGGCAAGACGGTCGACAATATCAACGACTCCGCGCTGGCCTCGGTCTCCAAGGTGCTGACGCCGCTGCTGCAGCCGATGGGTGTCCACAGCGATAACTGGCAGGCCACCGTCGGTCTGGTGACTGGCGCGATGGCGAAAGAAGTGGTGGTCGGCACGCTCAATACGCTGTACACCGCCGAGCACATCAACAAAGAGGCGTTCGACGCCGCCAACTTCAACCTGCTCGATGAGCTGGGCGGCGCGCTGAACGAAACCTGGGACGGCCTGAAAAACACCTTCAGCCTGAGCGTACTCTCCAATCCGATCGAAGCCAGCAAAGGCGACGGCGAGATGGGCGTCGGCTCGATGGGCGTGATGAGCAGCAAATTCGGCTCCGGCATCTCCGCCTACAGCTACCTGATCTTCGTGCTGCTGTATGTGCCTTGCGTCTCGGTGATGGGCGCCATCGCCCGTGAGTCAAGCCGCGGCTGGATGACCTTCTCCATTCTGTGGGGGCTGAACGTGGCCTACTCGCTGGCGACGCTGTTCTATCAGGTAGCCACCTTCAACCAACACCCGCAGTACAGCCTGACGGCGATCCTGGTGGTAGTGGTGGTGAATCTGCTGGTGCTGTTCGGCCTGCGCCGGGCGCGCAGCCGCGTTACGGTGCGCCTGGGCAACGCGACGCCGGCGGCCTGCTGTCAGGACGCCAAAGGGAGCTGTCACTGATGGCCGGGCTGCTGCAGGTGCGCGATGCGTTGGCGCTGCTCGGCAGCGCCCAGGCGCAGCAGCTCAGCCAATCGCTGGCGACGCCGCTGCCGCTGGTGCAGGCGATGCTGGACCGTTTGGCGGCGATGGGAAAGGTGGAGCGCATCGAACAGGATGACGGCGCCTGTCTGAGCGGCAGTTGCAAAAGCTGCCCGCAGGGTCAGGGGTGCAGCACAGTGTTCTACCGGCTGAAGGCCTAACGATCAGGGGCGCCGCTGCGGGCGCCCCTTTGCCATTCAAGGCTTATTGCTTATCTTTGTAAACTTCAGCGATGGCGCTGAATTTGCCATGCTCACGGCCTGCCAGGATCACGTAGTATTGACCACCCTTTTCGTCCGCCAGTTTGGACAGCTCTTCCTTGGCATCCATCGGCGACGTAGTCTGCGCCGTGGTGGTCACGGTGCCGATCTTCTCATATTTACCCGGGTTCTTATCCAGATCTTCCTTGGTCAGCAGGGTTGCCGCCATGGAGCCGAAAGACACCGAACCCAGCACTGCCGCTGCAATAATCATCTTCAATGATTTCATGACACTAACCTCTCAATGGATAATTTATCTGTTATGAAAGCCGTCCAGAATCCATGCGTAGTACCGCAGGCTGCCGCGACATCCTCAGGCCTCGTTGCTTTCCCTGACGGGGCCTGTTTCCCAGAGACGAAACGCCAAAATGAAAATCGCCGCACGCGGTCTTTTCATTTTTCAGCCAACGCATTGACTCACTAAGTATTGAACAGCTTTGTCTTTTATCCACCCGGCGGCGTTTTTTTTCGCGCTCTATCGTGCGTTTTCCCGCCGCATTCAATGTGCTGCAATAAACGCTTCGATCATCGTCACAAATTCGTCGGGATGAGAGATAAACGGCGCATGAGCGGCTTTGGCCACGACCTGCGACGTAGAATTCGGCCAAGCGGCGTCGAGCAGCTCGGCGACCTTGCGTGGCACCAGCCCGTCCAGATAGCCGTAGATCCGCAGCAGCGGCAGCTCCAGCGCGGCCAAAGGCGTACGCAGATCGGCGGTGCGCAGGATCTCCAGCCCACCGTTCAACACCTCGACGCTCGGCGTCGGCTGGTTGAGCACCACCGCTTTCAGCTGACGCGCATCCTGACGCGCGCTCTCGGTACCCAGCGTCTGCAACGCCAGAAAACGCTCGACGGTGCGCTGGAAATCCAGGCTCAGCTGATGCTGGAAACCGCTTAACACGTCCGGACGGATACCCGGCCACTCATCGCGGGCGGCAAAGCACGGCGAAGAGGCCACGGTGATAAGCCCCTTGAGCCGCTCAGGCTGCATCAGCGCCGCCTGGCTGGCCACCAGCCCACCGAGCGACCAGCCAAGCCACCAGGCCTGCTGTGGGGCGGCCGCCAGCACGATTTCCGTCATCTGCTCCAGCGACAGTGCGCCGAATCCCTGGCTGCGGCCATAACCCGGCAGATCGACCAGGTGCAGGCGAAAATGCGGCGCCAGTCGCGCCTGAATGCAACTCCACACTTCGGCGTTCAAGCCCCAACCGTGCAGCAGCACAAGATCGCGTTCGCCTTCACCTATTGTTTGCCAGTACAGCGCTGTCATTGGTTATTGTCCTTTCATGATCACCCGTCTCGGAGGCTCTATGCTATCAATCCGCAGCCGCTGTTGGCTATGCCGACAGCCGTTGAGCCTGATACGTCATGGCATCTGCAGCTGCTGCCTGCGCCATCTGCCGGTAAGCCCACCGTGTTGCCCACGCTGCGGCTTGCCCGCCGGGGCGACGCAAACGCCCTGCGGCCGCTGCCTGCAACGGCCGCCGCCCTGGCAACGATTGGTGTTCGTCGGCGACTACGTGGCCCCGCTCAGCCGGCTGGTAAAAAGGTTCAAGTTCCATCGCGCGCCCGAACTGGCGCCAACGCTGGCGCGCCTGATGCTGTTGCGCTGGCAGCAGGCACGCAGAGAGCAGTATCTGAACAGACCCGACCTGATTTTAGCGGTACCCTTGCATGCAACGCGCTGCTGGCGCCGCGGCTATAATCAGAGCGACCTGCTGGCCCGGCCGTTGGCGCGCTGGCTGGGCTGCGTCTATCGGCCCGCCGCCTTGCGCCGAGTGCGCAAAACCGCCCTGCAACAGAGGCTGAGCGCCGGGGCGCGCAGACGCAATCTGCAGCGTGCATTCGTCTGCACGGCATCGGTCGCCGGCCGGCATATCGCCCTGGTGGATGACGTGGTGACCACCGGCAGCACCGTTACGGAGATCGCGGCGCTGCTGCGGCGGCAAGGCGCCGCCTCGGTGCAGATATGGTGCGTTTGCCGCACGTTGTAGTGCTACGGCAATGGGCGTATTATAACCGACTATAGAAGTCAACTATTGAGCTAATGCTATGATCCGTATAACAGATGCTGCACAGGAACACTTTGCCAAACTGCTGGCAAATCAAGAAGAAGGCACCCAAATCCGCG
The sequence above is drawn from the Serratia sp. FDAARGOS_506 genome and encodes:
- the feoA gene encoding ferrous iron transporter A; this encodes MHLQPKHTYKIAGFSSEIAPAYRQKLLSLGMLPGSSFEVVRVAPLGDPIEIKTRRVSLVLRRKDLALLQLDGHS
- the feoB gene encoding Fe(2+) transporter permease subunit FeoB → MKKLTIGLIGNPNSGKTTLFNQLTGARQRVGNWAGVTVERKEGHFTTPQSDVRLVDLPGTYSLTTISEQTSLDEQIACHYILSGDADLLINVVDASNLERNLYLTLQLLELGIPCIVALNMLDIAKSQHIDIDVAALSARLGCPVVPMVSTRADGIGVLKQMIDNHRINEQQALVNYPPLLLKEVATLSDAMPQTLPAVQRRWLALQMLEGDIYSHRLAGPAVALLPAATQALQQQQQEDPALVIADARYQSIAALCDAVSNSQQAMPNRLTEMLDKVILNRWLGVPIFLLVMYLMFLLAINIGGALQPIFDIGSAAIFIQGIQWLGYTLHFPDWLTVFLAQGVGGGINTVLPLVPQIGMMYLFLSFLEDSGYMARAAFVMDRLMQALGLPGKSFVPLIVGFGCNVPSIMGARTLDAQRERLITIMMAPFMSCGARLAIFAVFAAAFFGQDGAGVVFSLYMLGIAVAILTGLVLKYTIMRGEASPFVMELPVYHVPHLKSLLLQTWQRLKGFVLRAGKVIVVASMFIGGLNSFSFSGKTVDNINDSALASVSKVLTPLLQPMGVHSDNWQATVGLVTGAMAKEVVVGTLNTLYTAEHINKEAFDAANFNLLDELGGALNETWDGLKNTFSLSVLSNPIEASKGDGEMGVGSMGVMSSKFGSGISAYSYLIFVLLYVPCVSVMGAIARESSRGWMTFSILWGLNVAYSLATLFYQVATFNQHPQYSLTAILVVVVVNLLVLFGLRRARSRVTVRLGNATPAACCQDAKGSCH
- a CDS encoding FeoC-like transcriptional regulator, coding for MAGLLQVRDALALLGSAQAQQLSQSLATPLPLVQAMLDRLAAMGKVERIEQDDGACLSGSCKSCPQGQGCSTVFYRLKA
- a CDS encoding YdgH/BhsA/McbA-like domain containing protein — its product is MKSLKMIIAAAVLGSVSFGSMAATLLTKEDLDKNPGKYEKIGTVTTTAQTTSPMDAKEELSKLADEKGGQYYVILAGREHGKFSAIAEVYKDKQ
- the bioH gene encoding pimeloyl-ACP methyl ester esterase BioH, producing the protein MTALYWQTIGEGERDLVLLHGWGLNAEVWSCIQARLAPHFRLHLVDLPGYGRSQGFGALSLEQMTEIVLAAAPQQAWWLGWSLGGLVASQAALMQPERLKGLITVASSPCFAARDEWPGIRPDVLSGFQHQLSLDFQRTVERFLALQTLGTESARQDARQLKAVVLNQPTPSVEVLNGGLEILRTADLRTPLAALELPLLRIYGYLDGLVPRKVAELLDAAWPNSTSQVVAKAAHAPFISHPDEFVTMIEAFIAAH
- the gntX gene encoding DNA utilization protein GntX → MLSIRSRCWLCRQPLSLIRHGICSCCLRHLPVSPPCCPRCGLPAGATQTPCGRCLQRPPPWQRLVFVGDYVAPLSRLVKRFKFHRAPELAPTLARLMLLRWQQARREQYLNRPDLILAVPLHATRCWRRGYNQSDLLARPLARWLGCVYRPAALRRVRKTALQQRLSAGARRRNLQRAFVCTASVAGRHIALVDDVVTTGSTVTEIAALLRRQGAASVQIWCVCRTL